The genomic stretch ATTACGAAAGAAGATATGTTATGGGATATCAAAGCAATTAAGCAAGGGAATATGAACGCGGTTCGTACCTCCCACTATCCGAACCAGACGCTATGGTATGAACTATGTGATGAGTATGGGGTATACGTCATTGATGAAATGAACTTAGAAACCCATGGATCATGGCAGAAGATGGGGGCAGTTGAGCCATCTTGGAACATACCAGGAAACAATATGGAATGGCAAGATATCGTCATGGATCGTGCGATTTCCATGGTAGAACGGGATAAAAACCATCCTTCCATCCTCATATGGTCATGTGGTAACGAATCCTATGCTGGGGACGTCATTCTGAATGTATCCGATTACTTCCGGGAGAAAGACAGCACTCGTCTCGTACATTATGAAGGAGTATTCTACGACCGGAATTATGACAGAACGAGTGACATGGAGAGCCGGATGTATGCGAAGGTAGCAGACATTGAAGAGTATCTAAATGACAATCCAGGTAAACCGTATATCAGCTGTGAATATATGCACGCAATGGGGAACTCCTTAGGCGGTATCCATAAATACACGGAACTTGAACAGAAGTATCCAATGTATCAAGGTGGTTTTATCTGGGATTACATGGATCAGGTTCTGATTAAAAAAGATCGTTATGGCAAGGAATTTATGGCCTACGGCGGTGACTTTGACGATCGTTCTACGGATTACAACTTCTCCGGTAACGGGATTGTGTATGCAGACCGCCGCTGGTCTCCAAAGATGCAGGAAGTGAAATTCGTGTATCAGAATGTGAAGCTTACTCCAAGCCTTACAGGAGTTACGATTCGAAATGAGAATCTTTTTGTCAGCACAGATGCTTATGAACTTGTATACACGCTGAACAAAGAAGGAAAGCAGCTGTTTACAGGAAGAATGGATGTTCATGTGGCTGCGGGAGAAGAGAAAGAGATTGCGTATACTTTGCCGGAAGTGAGTGGTCAGCCTGGCGAGTATAGCGTAGATTGCTCCCTTGTGCTCAAGGAAGAAACACTATGGGCTGAAGCAGGGTATGAAGTGTGCTTTGGACAGCATGTGTTCCTTGTGGAAGAAGCTAAAGGAAATTCTTCTGCCAAAGGCTCCGCGCTATCCAATGATTTCCGCGTGGTTGAAGGAGATGTGAATATCGGTGTACACGGCCGTGACTTCTCGATCATGTTCTCTAAACAGGCCGGAACGCTCATCTCGGTGAACTACGGAGGTCGTGAGATGATCTCGGCACCGCCAGCTCCGCTCTTCTGGAGAGCGATGACGGATAATGATAAAGGAGCAGGGTTCCACTTTGATTCTTCTGCTTGGTATGCAGCAAGTCTTACGCGCCGTACACTAAGCTGGGAATTAGCAGAATCTGAAGGACAAGCAACGATCACGTATACCTATAAGCTGAGTGTTCATGAAGATGTAAGGGTGAAGGTAGCCTATACCGTATTTACAGACGGAAGTATTCAGGTGGATTCCTCGTATAAAGGGGTATCTGGATTACCGAAATTCCCAATCTTTGCACTGTCCTTTAAAGTACCAGCAGATTATGCGAACCTGGATTGGTATGCAAAAGGACCGGAAGAGAACTATGCAGACCGTGCGGAGGGAGCAAGACTTACTCGTTTCAAAAATCGTGCCGAAGATAATGTCTCTGCTTATCTCGTTCCGCAAGAATCAGGTAATCGTATGGGAGTGCGTCAAGTTGCGATTACGAATGATACTGGAAAAGGAATTCTGATTACGGCTCCGGCAACGCAGCCAGTCGAAGCAGTAATATCGCCGTACACGGCGTTCGAACTGGAACAAGCAACTCACCATTATGAACTGCCGAATGTGCATCATACCGTAGTCACGATTGCTGGCTGCCAAATGGGTGTTGGCGGAGATGACAGCTGGGGAGCGCCTGTGCTAGACGAATTTACTATTGATCCATCAGGCGAATTGTCCTTCCAATTTACCATTCGAAATCAAGTTTAATCCAATAAATGACGGTGTTTTCGTATAAGCATAAAGAGCCTTTCTCGGAATAAGAGAAAGGCTCTTTTTTTGATTGCTGTACTCATTGGAGATGAGTTAAGCTAACATCTTCTAACCGCTAGGAACCGTTTACGTCTAATGAAAAGGGAGCGGGTTATCTTCTATAAAGGTTGTTTTACCTGATGATAAATGGATCGCTGATCAGTACGACTTCCTCCTGAGCATGGATGTCTGATGTGTTAACAAGGGATATTTCCTTCGTCAAACGATATCTTCCGACCGGCAGCATTTCCGTCATATGAGCATCAAGCTCCACTTTTTTATTCGGTTCCAGTCTATATAAAATGTCAGTGTAGTTAAGATCAGCATACACTTTCGTCCATACCCCATTAATGTCGGCCTCGACTCCTGTAGGCGCACCATAATTGAGTTCCATGTCTGTATTATTTTTTAGTTGGTATGAAGCCGCATTGCCCTCGAGATATTCTTTTTCCGACATTCCGCACATCACGATTTCTGAGTTTATGAGCTTGAGTTTAAGGTCCTCTCGTTCTGAACGTGTAAGTGTAGATGGCTCGCCAAGACTGACTCCTTCTGCTTCTTCGATTCGATCTTTGAGGGATAAGGTAGAATTACTGGACATAGCTGATGTATTCATACCCTCTTGAATAGAGGCAGCTTTTTTCTTAATGGTAAATGGATCGCTAATGAGGGTAATAGACTCTTTTTGCGTGCTGTCTGATGGATCCTGGATTGACACTTCTTTCGTTAGTCGATATTCTCCTGGAGGAAGGTCCTCTGTTCCTGCATAAGAATACTGCTCAGAAGAATTTCCTGAATCGAGTCCATACCCAATACTGATAACACCTTCATTTTCAAAATAAATCTCGAACCAGCGTTTTCCCACTTTTCGTTCCACCTGATGATTTGCACCATAAAATATAGGATGCCCAGAATGATTCAACAGCTCATAAGAGACAGCTCCTCCTTCTTGAAATTGTTGTTCCACGAGTAGAAGATCTAGTTTCCCATCTTTTTGTATCTGTGCTCTTATATGTGTAGACTCTTTTCCTTGCTGGAATCCACTAGAGTTAATATCGGAACCCGTTGTAGATATGTCCTTTTGACAGGAGATGATCAGGAGCATGATCCCGGTGACAAGCAGCCAATAAAGCAGCTGTTTTCTATGTTTTAAGAGTCTATTATTATTCGGCATAGGGCATATCCTCCTTAAGCTGTGCGTAAGTCTCATTTTTCTGCAAAACATTCATGATTACGTCCTTCAAGATCATCAGGCTCTGCTTATCTTTATCGCATTCATTCCATTCATAATGATATGTACTGCTCTCATGATATAGGGTTAGTTTATAATTCTCATGCGGTTTTTTATTACATGTTACGGATTCCTCGACCTTGTCTTGCTCTCGCAGCAAGCCTTGACTGACAGCTTTTTCACAGATGAGAGACATGTCTTTTTCACTTAGCTGAAAATCACTGACTTGCGAAGCAATATCGCTGCTCTCCTTTGCGCGAAGTATTTGTTCTTTTGTATCGATTAGGATCAAAGTACCAGGAAGACAAGTATAATAACCTTTGATTTCGTCATGACAATGGCTCCTTCTCATCTATTTCTATAATCTTTGACGCAGCTAAGATGGATACTGTTCCCTATTATTGAAAATAGATAAGAAACACCTCAACAGCTTCCACACTTAAGGTACAATGAAAGCGCACACAAAAATTTCTTGAAGGTGGTTTGAATCCCCATGGAAATAAGTAGAACGGACAAGGATAAAGGAAGTAGCCCGTGTCTGGATCGGCAATATGTAAAATGGGCTTTGTCAGCAAAGATTGAAGAATCTGAAGCAGATTCAGCTGCTTTTGCTTTTGGGATCACAAACTGGAGACAAAGATTACGCAGCACCCAAGAAGATTCTCATTTCACTAAGAGCTGGGAACAGATTAGATGGAAAGCTGCTCAGGCTGTGAGCGAACCACTTCCGGAACTTTCTTTTGCAATCTTCAGGCAATTTGCTGAGACAGGAGAGCGTAAAGCGTATGAGGATGTTTATTTTGAACGGAGAGCGAGGTTGAATGCACTCGCAGTGGTTACTGCCGTTATTACAGATAAGCAAGAGCACCAACGGTATCTAGCTTCCTTAGAAAATGTGATATGGAACATATGCGGGGAGTATACGTGGTGCTTAAATGCGCATCTGCCAAAGGGAGGAGACCCTTCTCAAGAGGTAGATTTGTTTGCGGCCGAGACAGCACAGGCGCTTTCCGAAATCTATGCGATGCACCAAGACGTACTAGATATAAGAGTTTCTGAACGCATACGAACTGAGGTGAGAAGACGAGTACTTACCCCGGTTTTTACTGAGAAAAGACCCTTCTCCTGGCGATATGCAGATCATAACTGGTCGGCAGTATGTGCTGGCGGGAGCGGGATGGCTGCGCTTATTCTGATGAATGATTCGGAAGAGAAGACAGATGCGATGATGCAGACGCTGGAATCTATGAACTCTTTTCTGAGCGGCTATGGAGCGGATGGAGGGTGTGCAGAAGGGCTGGGTTACTGGGTCTACGGATTTGGTTACTATACCTATTTTGCTGAGATGCTAAGGGAATATTCGCATGAAAAAATAGATCTGCTTGCATCCGAGCATGTGCGGACAATCGCTCGCTTTCCCTCATCGATCCATCTTTCGGATGGAGTGTATGTTAACTTTTCGGATAGCAGGGAGCGGGAGGTGCTTCCGTCTGGACTTCTGAACCGAATCGCAGAGCGGACGGGATGCACCCATGATATTCCTTTTATTATTCCTGGTATGCTGGATGACCCTGTAAGAAGATGGGCGCACCTGATTCGTAATTTCCTATGGAGTGATGCAGCTCAATGTTTGAATGAGAAGAAGAGCGAGAGGGAGAACCGGAAGCAGAACGAGAACGAGAACGAGAACGAGAATCGGAACCGGAACCATATGGAGGACTCATCCAGCATCTCTGAGGGTACAGGTCTTAAAACAGCAATCTTCCCAAATCTCGGTTGGTGGGTGAGCAGAGGAAATTTCAGTGGTTTCGCACTAAAAGGCGGACATAACGGAGAGCCTCATAACCACAATGATCTAGGGCAGTTTATCCTCCATGGCGCGGGGGAAAATCTTCTCTGCGATTTGGGCGCAGGGATGTATTCCAAAGCTTATTTTCAAGAAGGCAGAGAGTCGATTATTAATATCTCTTCGGGCGGTCATAGTGTACCAGTGATCGGCGGGCATACGCAGAAGTCAGGTCCTTCCTATTCTGCAAAGGTTCTTAAGACAAAGAGCAGCGAGAAGGAGATTCAGGTAGTGCTTGATCTAACGAAAGCTTATGGTGAAGCGCCGATTCACTGCTTTACCCGCTCTGTTCGCTTCCAATGCCGCTCAGATGATAAGAGGTCCATACTGGAACTGGAAGATGTGTTCGAGTGGAAGGGGATAGCAGAGTCGATAGAAGAGAGGCTGATTAGCCGAATCGAACCTATTTTTGAGCATGGTACAGTGATCTGGAACGGTAGCAGAGCAAGGCTGATCCTTCGCTATGATTCAGCTCTGTGGGCAGCATCATGTACAGCAACAGCACACTTCACCCATGAAGGAGAATCATACACTTTTTATACGACTTCAGTTATAAGTAAAGAGAAAGAGGGCAAACAAACCAAGT from Paenibacillus polygoni encodes the following:
- a CDS encoding glycoside hydrolase family 2 TIM barrel-domain containing protein; amino-acid sequence: MKQVMEQKVNPSTAWLSDVSVFAVGRVPAHSDHKYYATAEEAQQRGVMPLRHSLNGSWKFSYAASPAARQADFYKKEVSCRGWAQIEVPGHIQLQGYGNPQYVNTMYPWDGHENLRPPMISEDHNPVGSYVKYFDVPEGWEGRPLYVSFQGVETAFYVWLNGEFVGYSEDSFTPSEFDLTPYVTDGENKLAVEVYQRSTGSWLEDQDFWRFSGIFREVYLYTTPEVHVQDLFVKTDLDEKYEAGTLLTDLQLTGKSASKVELVLKDAENKVIAEQTVVSPEDKLSVRLAAGNVNLWSAEAPYLYTLYISLYNEAGELVEVVPQKVGFRKFEMIDKVMHLNGKRIIFKGVNRHEFNVRQGRNITKEDMLWDIKAIKQGNMNAVRTSHYPNQTLWYELCDEYGVYVIDEMNLETHGSWQKMGAVEPSWNIPGNNMEWQDIVMDRAISMVERDKNHPSILIWSCGNESYAGDVILNVSDYFREKDSTRLVHYEGVFYDRNYDRTSDMESRMYAKVADIEEYLNDNPGKPYISCEYMHAMGNSLGGIHKYTELEQKYPMYQGGFIWDYMDQVLIKKDRYGKEFMAYGGDFDDRSTDYNFSGNGIVYADRRWSPKMQEVKFVYQNVKLTPSLTGVTIRNENLFVSTDAYELVYTLNKEGKQLFTGRMDVHVAAGEEKEIAYTLPEVSGQPGEYSVDCSLVLKEETLWAEAGYEVCFGQHVFLVEEAKGNSSAKGSALSNDFRVVEGDVNIGVHGRDFSIMFSKQAGTLISVNYGGREMISAPPAPLFWRAMTDNDKGAGFHFDSSAWYAASLTRRTLSWELAESEGQATITYTYKLSVHEDVRVKVAYTVFTDGSIQVDSSYKGVSGLPKFPIFALSFKVPADYANLDWYAKGPEENYADRAEGARLTRFKNRAEDNVSAYLVPQESGNRMGVRQVAITNDTGKGILITAPATQPVEAVISPYTAFELEQATHHYELPNVHHTVVTIAGCQMGVGGDDSWGAPVLDEFTIDPSGELSFQFTIRNQV
- a CDS encoding immunoglobulin-like domain-containing protein, producing the protein MPNNNRLLKHRKQLLYWLLVTGIMLLIISCQKDISTTGSDINSSGFQQGKESTHIRAQIQKDGKLDLLLVEQQFQEGGAVSYELLNHSGHPIFYGANHQVERKVGKRWFEIYFENEGVISIGYGLDSGNSSEQYSYAGTEDLPPGEYRLTKEVSIQDPSDSTQKESITLISDPFTIKKKAASIQEGMNTSAMSSNSTLSLKDRIEEAEGVSLGEPSTLTRSEREDLKLKLINSEIVMCGMSEKEYLEGNAASYQLKNNTDMELNYGAPTGVEADINGVWTKVYADLNYTDILYRLEPNKKVELDAHMTEMLPVGRYRLTKEISLVNTSDIHAQEEVVLISDPFIIR
- a CDS encoding heparinase II/III family protein, which encodes MEISRTDKDKGSSPCLDRQYVKWALSAKIEESEADSAAFAFGITNWRQRLRSTQEDSHFTKSWEQIRWKAAQAVSEPLPELSFAIFRQFAETGERKAYEDVYFERRARLNALAVVTAVITDKQEHQRYLASLENVIWNICGEYTWCLNAHLPKGGDPSQEVDLFAAETAQALSEIYAMHQDVLDIRVSERIRTEVRRRVLTPVFTEKRPFSWRYADHNWSAVCAGGSGMAALILMNDSEEKTDAMMQTLESMNSFLSGYGADGGCAEGLGYWVYGFGYYTYFAEMLREYSHEKIDLLASEHVRTIARFPSSIHLSDGVYVNFSDSREREVLPSGLLNRIAERTGCTHDIPFIIPGMLDDPVRRWAHLIRNFLWSDAAQCLNEKKSERENRKQNENENENENRNRNHMEDSSSISEGTGLKTAIFPNLGWWVSRGNFSGFALKGGHNGEPHNHNDLGQFILHGAGENLLCDLGAGMYSKAYFQEGRESIINISSGGHSVPVIGGHTQKSGPSYSAKVLKTKSSEKEIQVVLDLTKAYGEAPIHCFTRSVRFQCRSDDKRSILELEDVFEWKGIAESIEERLISRIEPIFEHGTVIWNGSRARLILRYDSALWAASCTATAHFTHEGESYTFYTTSVISKEKEGKQTKCQLQFEIDDTISEGLNAES